A window of Phaseolus vulgaris cultivar G19833 chromosome 4, P. vulgaris v2.0, whole genome shotgun sequence genomic DNA:
ACCAAAATTACTGGAAGAGCACATGGGTTCATGGTCTCTTGTACCCATCCTTTGTTCATCAATTCTTCAACTTGAGTTTGGAACttctgcaaaacagaatcaaCACTAGGAAGCAAATTAGTTTGGTTAGAATGGTCAGTAATCAAAGTGTTGTTTTTGCAATACGATAAATAAAGAGGTTTGCTAGAAAGTAGCAACTTCTTCACTTCATTCACTTTCAGTAATCCACTCATTTTTCTCTCATGTGTTTCTCTCACTTTTGGTGTTTCGCTCTTCTTCTGTATAGGTGTTTCActcatctctcttttctcttgaactctcttttttctcaattttatttGATCCTCACACATAACTTTGTTGTCAAACTGCCATGGCCTCCTTAACAAAATGTGAGTTGCCTCCATTGGGACCACATCACACAAGACATTGTCATTATATTGTTATCATCTCTAACGATCCTCCTGACTTCTCTCTTCCACCATAAACACACTGCTCTCCAGCACAGGCTTAATGATTGCCAACAATAGTCTTAtcaaggaatcacaattcaatcacacttatgtctattatatctaaggagaagaaataCTAAATAAGACACTATCTTCTTCTTAATCCAATATtgcttcttccatcaccttatTACCCAaactttatatatcctaaataattgcattatctaTCAGATGTGAGATTCAAAGCCATGTGTGTTCTTGGCTACGATGACTTCAAAGATTACAAGAATGTATTACaaggagaaattaactttattctCACTTTCATagtgaattaattatttaatgcattttaaaatacaaaccttaatttaaaatatttcaaaattatgagaattaaatatcAACAactataactaaaactaaaattgtacataaaatatatgtacATCAAAAGTTAAAACAACATAAGTCAagttttttgaagtatgagcttgtaacaaaaaaactaagaattatataaaccaactacatcaatcataagaaatatgcaattactgttgaaatacttattatccaagattagttGTTAAAATCCTTATTATCAAATgttattttgcttttaaaataattttagaaattttagaaATCTcatttgtaatgtaaagttacactttcaaaattttataaaattcagttataaaatatataaaatgtattaaaactatataatttctaattatttatttataaatagatttaattaaatttatttgttgaagcttgaacaaattgaagtgttttattgaggttctacaacaaatctttgaaatttaagaaaggttaaaaaacctcctttattttgttgagggtttagaataaatctttgaaaCTTAAGAAATGTTAAAAAGACTTATAAGGTTGTAAAATAATTCTTTGGAACTTAgtagaaagttaaaaaaatctttgttattttgctgagattctagaataaaattttaaaatttaacgaaagttaaaaaaactttCGTTATTTTGCTGCGATTTGAAAATAAACTTTTAGAATTTAACGAAAGTTAAACAAACcctttaaaatttaatgaagGTATAAGaaaacctctgttattttgcTGATGTTTTAGAATAACATTTGAAACTTaacatatgttaaaaaaaaactccactaattaaattaattcctaaaattatattaacttcCGCTAAATAACTTCTGTTAAAACTTTTTTCTTGTACTGATAAttggatataaaaaaaagataaattttaaagatacatgtcatactaaaaaataaagttaaaaggTCTTTATTTgcataaatgataaaaatttaaGAATGAATAAAGTGAATGCAAATTTTATGgtgtttatttataaaaagaaataagattTAAGGTTCACTTTAATTCTATAAAAAGATTGTAAAATTTTAGGGCACAAGGTCCCAACTTGAAGAAGTTGGATACAAAGTTGAATATAGACTACATAGTGGAATATAGACTACGTATAGAGTATTCAATACATTATCAATAACTTTTAagttaaacaaaattataagtAAAATATTTCTATTCCCATTCAATGCCAACGGCTGGTTGCACTATATGCAAAACTATTGACTTTAGGTGGCTAAGGATAGAAAGGGTGATGAAAGTGTACTGAATTTTGACGTAGTTTTTTTgacgtaatttttttttaattgagtttcatatttacactttaaaataaatacactttaatttattaattctttgctgaaaaaaaaaactttgctgaaaaaaaaattatgtattttttggTACTATTATTTGTATATAGACGATGTACATATAAACATTGGATTAGAACActcatttaatttaaatttttattgttgaaGAAAAATTTTGAGGCTTAACACAAAATTTcagttttctttattttatataaaagtgaGAACTTTGTTAACATTCAGTCAATTTTACGacctaaatttaaataatacgcaaatttttttctttcataaagtaatttttgtcaactctttttatttataaatatcacaaaaaaaaaacgtGATTTAACAtcgacaaaaaaataaatataagaagaTGAAAACCGACActtaagaagaaagaaaatacaaaaatatgggagaaCTAGATCAAAatccatatattaacaaaaacgatacgtAGGTAGATTAGATggtagcctattataccaatgaaaatattctttatgaataaatctaaaattagctaacttatcagcacacacatctctttcacgaaaaatatgagtaatcctaAACTCGATTTTCTCACAGTAATTAGAACacgtatttcatcgattacgaagtgTACACGaaacattatatataatttaaagaatcaGAAATGTTATATTTTAGTATGTGATAGTGAGAtatgttatattttatattttagtattGTAACTTTCCTCTTATGGAATGAAGGTGGAGTATCGAACTTTTATCATcaagattttagaaaattaaatttgaattagaaTAATTTTGTAAAGATTGATGGTCATGATATCGGAAGAGTTCAATGAATGCTGATGTGTAGAATTTAGTGGATAAAACAAAATTGGACTCTCTTAGGTTTAGGTTAAGGAGAGTTTGGATATAGGGAAAGGAGTAGTGGATGAGGCTATCTTTTGGACTAGACctaagaaattaattaatttaaagattTCACTCCTAATTTCTTTTAACtcctttttaatttctttcattttcttatttttattcatgTTATGCATATGATCACTTATTGTGGATTAAAATTGAAAGATTTTTCACAAAAGTTTTAAATCAACAAGAGTGActatataacaaaattaaacaaattttatgaatttaatttaaatttggatttaattacattattcatattaaaaataattacccAAACAAGGTTTTACTTGTCTATTTCTTTTCCAAGATTTGTTTATATTACCACCATAATTCGTTTGTAtatataagggttgggacaccccttaaATGtctcacttttattttattaattcattactgataaaaaaaatcgcGATAATTCGTTCCTTATTTTTAAGTTTGAAAGTTAATCGTTAAATTAAACAATTAATCTCAAATTAACATCTCTAAAACGTGGGtagtattttatataaaatttgcaaagttataattatttattttaattttataaatatcaccacatgtttatttcattttaatgatattccaatttttttcaaattttttctctcactcatttattcatttattttaaatgctCGTTTTACCTACTCTTTTCTTTACTGAATTATTATTTCCCAATTTTTCCATTTCCTTTTTAaccttttcaaatattttttttaaataattgtaatattgaaacttcttatttaattatataaaaaaataatcatacatCAATTTACTTTTAACCCTTTAATcaacaattaaattattttaattatatttaattaaatttatattttagttttgtgTTGACAAAAACTAATACTATACTATCTAAAACTCTAAAAATAGTATTATTTCTTGCGTCGCACAAATAAAAacattacttatttttttaaaaattgtattcttttttttttgcatgtTACTTTCTTTGCATCCGCTTATGAGTTTGGTCAACATTATTTACATCCTCTTTTAATCCACATTTATTCCTGATAGTTAATCAACATTTGTAATTGCAGTGATATTAACTAAATCAAAATTACCTTGATCAAATTAAACAACAATTAAACATTTTTCAAATCGTAAAACTTGTAAATAGATGTTTATAAAATTCTGAAGTTTAATTTACATGTTTAATATATCACCAAATTGTCTTAGACGTACCTAATATATTTTTAGGTGTGACCCAACATGTTAAAAGAATATTAGACTTTGTGGATTTACAAAGTGATTATGATCCAAggatatattaaattttacatgaaaaaaatcTCCTTAATAGGTGACCACACCAATTAAAATAGCCTATCTCTCCTTCTATAAATTGCCATGCATGCATGCACCAAAATACACATCAAATCAAACCTTCACAAAACCAAAACCCTAGTTCCATTTGTTTTTCAACCATGTCTCTGAATATTCTAAAATATCCAATCTTGTTCCTCGTACTCTGTCTGGTGAATCCATTTCCCTCTGCTGTGCCAGGAGCCTCTGCAACTCCCTTCACCAGAACTCTCCAAAACCTGAGGGGCCTTCGCAAGGGACAAAACGCCAATGGCGTAGGCACACTCAGAAGCCACCTCAAACATTTAGGTTACCAAGTAAACGAACAATCTTCTTCCAACAACTTCGATGAAAACGTTGAATCTGCTCTCAAACACTACCAAGCATTCCATCACTTGCCAACCAGTGGTGTGGTGGATGACAAAACTATCGAAACCATGAGCCTCCCACGTTGTGGATTGCCTGATATCCCAACCATtcctaaccctaaccctaaccctaatgctGCTCAAAACTACAGTTACTTTCCAGGGGCACCAAGATGGAGGAAATTTGCATTAACCTATCGATACAGTTCATCTGTTCCAAGTCCCCTCAGCTTGAATGCTGTGAGACAAGCAATGGCGAATGCCTTTCAAACGTGGAAACACAACAACAGGTTCACCTTCACTGAAGTCAGTCGTGCTTCTGACATAGTGTATGGCTTCCACCGTGGAAACCACGGTGATGGGTATCCGTTTGACGGGCCAAGTGGGGTTCTGGCTCATGCTTTTGCCCCACAAGATGGAAGATTACACTATGATGCAGATGAAAGGTGGAGCACTAATGGGCCAGGCATTGATTTTGAAACTGTATGTTTGCATGAAATTGGTCACATTCTAGGGCTTGGACACAGTAACGTTGCTGGCGCTATTATGGAACCTATATATCCAGGGATACGACGAAGTCTAGCCCAAGATGATAAGGATGGTTTGAAAAATCTATATGGGTTTTAGGATATACTAGAACTTGAGAATAAGCGTAGCATGTGTGTGCAAGGTGTCAATTTACTTGATGCTCAAACCAGTTAATTGCATGTATTAAGCAATAATTAAATAAGCCACACACTTCTAATAAAAAATGGCCTTTgccaaggttttttttttatatataaaagttttcatattAGACGTTATTATGGAACTTGACATCTCTGCTATACTGACACCTCAGGTAACAATAATTGTTTGTCATTAAatgaaatacaaaataaataaaaaaatatggaagaaTTATACCAAAACagatatgttaacaaaaacgatatataagtaaattatacttattcataaataattttaagaacagactagatggaaacctattataccaattaaatgaattaccAAGTAATTGGTTAATGCATTACTCTTTCttgtgaaaataatttttttaataaataatacatCATGAAGCAACATAAACcaaaaataactttatttaaCAAAACGTAATCACTCTGGGATTAGTTTTGTATAAAGATTTGGATACTTCTGaaatgtcttcttttaattacattattttttgcTAATATAAGGTAACCTGTTGGCTGTTTTTTGGGTATGGTTGTCTCACTTTAAGGTTGCTCTGCGGAGAGTCTTTTGTGTGGATGATGTAGGAAGTCCACTTCTGGGctactgtatatgggttgggatacccctgaagtatccccttaattttatttattcattgcttatcaaaaaaataaaaaaataaaatgtaattacAGAAATGACTCTGACCATAGCAAACCAAGAGGAAGATAATGTATTGCTTTTAATAGTGATGCCTTTGCACAAATAAGTAGACTTGGTATGCTTAGGTCAAGTAATTCAAGAATAATGGAAATCCGAAGTTCTTTTAGGAACAAAAACTTTATTTAAAGAGGAAATAGGAAAtgatgttggagatcccacatcgactagagattagagtctttcatagtatataagtgggtgcaaacctcacctcattgagtcggttttatggggttgagttaggcttaaagtccacttcttaacaaATGAAAATCAAACCTAaactctcatttttttttcattggcATGGAAAAGCTTATtgaatgaaataattaattttcctttttttaatatccctaacaaaataaagtttcctatcaaaatttcaaaacttttaattaaataattaggtCAAAGATATATACTtgtaacttaaataaataacttaCTAAGACAAATGGCCATAATGGAGAGGAACTTACCTTCTCAATAAGtaagttgatttttttataaaaaataaatgaaagtacTAGGACTAAAATAAATACAACTATGAACCAACCAATAAATACATCTCACTCAAAAACAGAAAGCATTTACATCTACCTATGAAACTCTTAATTTAGCTTAGGAAACAATTAGTGTTTACAATATGCTTAAAATAACAATCATTTCCAACTATACTAAATTAACCATGCCTGTTGCCATCTATTTCACCAAAATACTCTTCTCTTAATTTAGCAAAAACAATTATGTTGTTATTGTTTTCTTTGTTAATGAGTTTGATCACCCATTTTAAGTGattcattgataaaaaaaatggtgaagATAAAGATAAGTCTCTTTTAAGTTTAGAATATGGTTTTGTTGATTATCGTATATTTGTCAATATTTGTGATTTGGTCTGTTTGATCTCTATTTCTCATCAATACTTGCTGActcttaattttattcattattcAATTATATCAGTTCTTTCCCAAACATGCAATCATATCTGGTTTTTGTGCTTCTGCTTTCTTTCTAGGATTTTGTGTTTTATATTGAAAGAAAAAGATTTTGTTAAcaccaaaataaaatacatataattgacaaattattttaataatataataatattttaaattaaaaaataaattaaatataattaaaatattaattaattaattatttataaagtatatatttattatatattctgTATATGTTTATTATTGTGTATGATGTAGAAATATCACCGCTGCCGGTCTTGAAATAGTCAAATTGTGTCTTGAAATGTCAAATAAATCgtttacttatttatttgttcttttgtatcaaagaattaaaatatttatgtacatTAAATGCTTGTGGGGTCCACATTTATTTGGTATGAATTGGAACTAAATGTGCATGCAATTGGTTTGTGGTCCCATGGTTTTTAGTTGCTTTTCAGACTcgtcattttaatattttcaccCCAACACTTTTACTATCTGCACCATAGTTCTTATATCTACACCTTTCTTAAAAGCCTCGGTCCATTCCGCTGTTCAAACATTTCTACTGTTTGCCACACTTTTTGTATTCACACCAACTGGTTCAACAATCTTTCAACTTTTTTTAGATGTACATTTCTTACtattttataacaaatatttttttatttgaataggaagattttgaaattaaattttctCAAAGTGTTATTTGAGTCAGCTTTTATGGGTACCTCAGCTATGCACTCCACTAGATTATATTGAGgaggaaaaattaaaaaaattattattgttggTTATTAACCGTAGGTTAGAGGTATAAGAAATGAGTATACATGATTGAATGTCTCGATTGTTAGGATAATTGTCTTGATCGTTATTTACAACGAACGCAAGCATCTTCTAATCAACAAATTgatttaacaaaaattattcAATACATGAGTTTCTAgttttaatcattttaaaattttataattcaaaatctACTGGTTCAAGCGGTAGTAGTTACACAAAATAATTTTCAACAAACTAAATACTTAACAACAAATCAGCTAATATGACAACAATTATGACCAACAACACAATTCATTTAGTGatgattataataattattagtttGTTAAGAAATTTTTTACTAacattgaatttatttttattaaatattttcttaactatatttgaatattttactatttttttaatattataatattttataatttaaaaatcattttatcacgattttaaatatatgttatGCCTGAAAAAAAGTTCATTTTGTTAAAGCTGAGATGTGAAAATAAAACTGGACATTACATATGAATTTTTAAGGTAAATACAGCATACTAATGCTTACtcattttttgtaatttttttatttaaaattgtaatttggGAAAAAATTTGACTTCCTTCGTACAAAAACTATATACATGGTATAAATAGATTGAAGGACCTGATGTTCcattttaatcaatttatttattattgtgaataagaaaatagaaaatggAAGGCTCtgatttaagaacaaaatgatcCTTTACTGATATATGTAGTGGAATCAGAAAAATAATGTGAACCTTTCAACTTATACATGCAGCAACAGAGTATCAATTAACAAaagaattaattatataaaataaatcaaacacATATCAtagaaataaatgaataaaagcATTATTGGAATatccattttgtttttaaatcagAACGATTGGTTGTGTACATGACAGTGCTGCATCAATCTTTGCTGCATAATTGAGTTATGGAAGGTTCAGCtattttatgataattaaaattcaaaatctgatatataaaaactaaatccCTCTGCTTAGAAACAGCACCTCCATAGGTAAATTCTCCCAGTTTAACTTGTGtgttttggatttttgttcCCATCTTGTTCTTCTTTATTGTCTCTATTGATGCATTTTATTCTCAGCCGACTTAACTATTTTCATCTATCTAATCTAAGCTTAAAATAAGCATTGAAcaactctttctctttctctattTGTCTGTTTTGGATTGTTCAGTTGTTTAGATGTCTTATCCTTCAGTCTGCAACACTTCTGCTGAACAAATACCAAAAGTGACATTCTTATTAAAGTACTGGTGCAAGTGTTATGAACCACAATAATTTCAAAAGAActgctatttttttatttattgatttttttaatttgaaattttttaaaagcaaTGCACCATTAACTATTATATTGACCCAaacttaaaataagaaaaacaaaataattaaactgataaaaaataacggttaaaaaaataaataacaaatgtATTTTAGGGATATCTCAACTTTTATACAAACAAGATTTTCAAACTTTCTAACATATAAGAAagagtttcaaaacaaacaaccaCCTAAGTCTTCACTATCCTACTTAATACTTTGGATAGATTTCATACAAATTAACGACTTTAAGACACCagtcaaaataagaaaaactagCTAAACGAATCTTGAAAAAAATACATGACTATATCTAAACCCTAAAATCCACAACCATACCTTCAATTGTATAATTATAAAGATTTCAATATGATCTATCTTTCCATTCTTAAAAATCTTGTAATTTTTATGTCTTCACAATTTACTAATAACTGTtattcacactcaatctcaaatttAATTCACAACCTTATTGACTCACTTACTTACTTACTTAGGGatcttaaaatttgaaaagtgtttttttttctccgAATGATTGATTAATGTAGTAAAATACAATTTTCCAATCACTTTATATAGAATTCATATGTCAATAAAAGATTATTtctctttttaattataataatgatattGTATATAAGAAGGTACGCATTATTCCACATTCTAAACATATAACATTCCTCCATCAACCCTATCAACTCTCCACACAAGAACTTCAACTAACCAAAATGGATTTGTTCCTTGTGAGTACCCTAAACAACACTGCACTTGCTCTCCTTTCCCTAACATTACTCTTAGCCTTCTCTGTGTTTCTCTGTCGTCCCTCCAAAGCTGGTAGTGATCTGAGAGAACCTCCAATGGCCTCACGTGCATGGCCCATACTAGGCCACCTCATGCTTCTCGGGGGCTCACCAACGCCCCACAAGACGTTGGGAGCCATGGCTGACAAATACGGACCCCTCTTCACCATCAAGCTCGGTTCCAAACGCGCTTTGGTTCTCAGCAACTGGAAAATGGCGAAGGAATGTTACACCACAAACGACGCCGTTGTGTCCTCTCGCTCCAAGCTCGTGGCCATCGAACACGTGGCATACAACCAAGCAAGTTTTGGGTTCGCACCCTATGGTCCTTATTGGCGTGAGATACGGAAGATTGTGACCGTGTTCCTCTCCAACCGCAAAACGGAGCTTCTAAGCCGCGTTAGGGTTTCTGAGATTCGAAGTTCTGTCAAAGAGCTCTTTCATGTTTGGTCGGAGAAGAAGGGCAGTGAAGAGTGTGTGGTGGTGGAGATGAAGCAGTGGTTCACGGAGTTGGTGTTCAATATAGTTTTCCAAACCATGGCTGGGAAGCGATTATTTGGTAAAATTCACACAGATTCAAGTTTTCAGTTTCATCATTCTCTCCAACACGAATAAAACATAGAAAGTATGATTAAGAGATATAGAAAGTATGATTAAAAGAGTGTTgttataatttttcttgtttaaatttaaagataacaTCGTTAAACAGAGATTTGTTTTCCATTAGGTAAAAGTGCAGTGGTTAGTGAGAAAGAAGCAGAGAAGTGTGTGAAGGGTTTGAGGAAGTTCATGCAGATGTTGGGGGTGTGCACAGTGGCTGATGCTGTTCCTGTTCTGAGATGGATGAATTTGGGAGTGAAAGCCATGAAAGAAACTGCCAAAGAACTGGATTTGATCTTAGATGAGTGGTTGGTGGAGCACAGCAAAAAGAGGGGTTTAGGTGAAAAAGGTGTTGAAAGTGAGGACCAAGACTTCATGGATATGATGCTTTCACAGCTTGAGAGTGCCCCCATCGATGGATTTGATGCTGCTACAATAAACAAAGCCACAACATTGGTATATCTTGCATATAAAATTTGTCCCTCTTGTTGCTTCTTAAACCATTTCTGCTTAATTTAAAACCCTCATTATACTTTAACtgataactaatttttttcttacatgaAATTTTTACTAAACAAAAATCTATTAAGAGAACATGGTACAAGTGGTCCTCAATCAATAAACTAAGTCTTACAAAAGCcaatttaaaagtataaaaaggACAAATTATAGAATCAATATTCCATTtagaaaaaaagttttattttatagataatccttacaaataattaaatttgaatataaaaaattattaaaaaaaaattttaaaaatcaaaataaccGGTTTATTAtactaactaaattaaagatatttgataaactaaaaatattattgatatttaaactagttttaattattaataaaaatttataaaatagtttttagatTAATATTTAACTATTAACCAGATTTAAactattaactattttatattttaaattaatttttattaattttgtacatgctaatttaaaatctaaaatattaatagataAAACCTTGTTAGTTACaataaataccaatttaaaatttatttattaataataaaaattattttagacatcaataattttttagtatctaaactATTATCCAAGTTAGACTTTTTAGTCCCTAgttatttaatagttttaaaaaatcacttaaattaatttctttaagaatttactattcatatatatatatatatttggaactaaatatttttactgTTACTTAATCAGAAAATTGAATATAACTTTCCGGATAAGTAATTTTGACTGAAAATATtgtaaaacctttttttttattgttggaaCATATATTTACTCTTATCTTAACCTACAAATTCACTAGTCATGTATATTTTTGTTTGCTAGAGAACATTCTTCTGAATTAGAGAACTTGAACTTGAATTGCAGGCACTGATCTTGGGTGCCACTGATACAAGCACAGTTACTCTTACATGGGTGATGTGTTTCCTATTGAAAAATCCTCTTATATTAGAGAAAGTAAAAGAAGAGATCAACACTCAAATAGGGGAAGAGAGATTCATTAGTGAGTCAGATGTGAACAAGTTAGTGTACCTTCAAGCAGTAGTCAAAGAGACACTGAGGTTGTATCCACCAGGTCCTCTCTCAGCACCTCGTGAATTCACACAAGATTGCATGTTAGGTGGCTATCATGTAAAAAAAGGAACTCGATTAATCACAAACTTGTGGAAGATCCAAACAGATCCTAATATCTGGTTAGATCCATTGATGTTCAAGCCAGAAAGATTCCTTACTACTCACAGAGATGTTGATGTTAAGGGTCAAAGTTTTGAGTTGTTACcatttggaagtggaagaagaaTATGCCCAGGAATATCCTTTGGCCTTAACATGATTCATTTGACTCTAGCTAATTTTTTGCACTCTTTTGAAATACTTAATAAACCCAATGAGCCTATTGATATGAGTGAAGCCCTTGGAATGACCAATGAAAAAGCTACTCCACTTGAGATTCTAGTTAAACCACGTTTGTCTTCTAAGTATTATGAATCCTTGTGATGTGGTAGCAGTATACTGTCAGATAGGATCACTCTTCATCTGTTTCAATAAATCAGTTCAGTGTGTAATTTGTAATCTTCAACATTGTTAAAGATTGCCATTGGAATTTCTATCAGTGGAAGTGAGTGAAGGATAGAGATTATCTCAACACTGGACATATTTGTTCCACACATTTATCTCAACATACTTTTGCTAGCATGTACTTGGTCTAACAACAGCAGTTCCAAGTTCAGGGTTTTGATGCAGTTTTATAGTTCTGCTGCATAATTCTGAGTGTTGGTTTGTCGTGCAGTTGAGAACAAAGTAATCTTGGTACTGTTTTTGGATCTGGAATTACATGTTTTAGTGTGCTTTTAATAGGTCTGATGGTGTTAGGGAgatttataaagtttaa
This region includes:
- the LOC137836833 gene encoding metalloendoproteinase 1-like, yielding MSLNILKYPILFLVLCLVNPFPSAVPGASATPFTRTLQNLRGLRKGQNANGVGTLRSHLKHLGYQVNEQSSSNNFDENVESALKHYQAFHHLPTSGVVDDKTIETMSLPRCGLPDIPTIPNPNPNPNAAQNYSYFPGAPRWRKFALTYRYSSSVPSPLSLNAVRQAMANAFQTWKHNNRFTFTEVSRASDIVYGFHRGNHGDGYPFDGPSGVLAHAFAPQDGRLHYDADERWSTNGPGIDFETVCLHEIGHILGLGHSNVAGAIMEPIYPGIRRSLAQDDKDGLKNLYGF
- the LOC137836368 gene encoding cytochrome P450 82A3-like → MDLFLVSTLNNTALALLSLTLLLAFSVFLCRPSKAGSDLREPPMASRAWPILGHLMLLGGSPTPHKTLGAMADKYGPLFTIKLGSKRALVLSNWKMAKECYTTNDAVVSSRSKLVAIEHVAYNQASFGFAPYGPYWREIRKIVTVFLSNRKTELLSRVRVSEIRSSVKELFHVWSEKKGSEECVVVEMKQWFTELVFNIVFQTMAGKRLFGKSAVVSEKEAEKCVKGLRKFMQMLGVCTVADAVPVLRWMNLGVKAMKETAKELDLILDEWLVEHSKKRGLGEKGVESEDQDFMDMMLSQLESAPIDGFDAATINKATTLALILGATDTSTVTLTWVMCFLLKNPLILEKVKEEINTQIGEERFISESDVNKLVYLQAVVKETLRLYPPGPLSAPREFTQDCMLGGYHVKKGTRLITNLWKIQTDPNIWLDPLMFKPERFLTTHRDVDVKGQSFELLPFGSGRRICPGISFGLNMIHLTLANFLHSFEILNKPNEPIDMSEALGMTNEKATPLEILVKPRLSSKYYESL